A DNA window from Geminocystis sp. M7585_C2015_104 contains the following coding sequences:
- a CDS encoding ABC transporter permease: MKLKDCFQMAFSTILSQKMRAGLTMLGIVIGNASVIAMSGIGQAAQRLAEQQFTSLGPHVLFVVPGSRESRRTTFEIPNTLVLADAEAIASQVPTVKEVAPQINSRQLVSYGSRNNNVLIVGTTPSFLTVRSFDVQTGRFLSEADLKANRRVAVLGSQIAEDFFPYTNPIGERIRIKNVSFEVIGVMQPKGSFLGTNQDETIYIPLTTMANQIVGKTSNYGIELTFISVSAKSADTIDAARFQISNLLRLRHKIVREDDFRVETQKDILNIVSTVTNGLTIMLAAIASISLIVGGIGVMNIMLVSVTERIQEIGLRKAIGATDEDILLQFLIEAVIISVAGGIIGTFLGIGVVLLVGNISPLPTTISIPTVLLAVGTSTAIGLFFGVFPAKRAAQLDPIVALRSA, from the coding sequence ATGAAATTAAAAGACTGTTTCCAAATGGCTTTTTCTACCATCCTCTCCCAGAAAATGCGTGCCGGCCTAACCATGTTGGGGATTGTCATCGGCAACGCCTCGGTGATCGCCATGAGTGGTATTGGACAGGCGGCTCAACGTCTGGCTGAACAACAGTTTACTAGTCTTGGCCCTCATGTTCTCTTTGTAGTACCCGGTAGTAGAGAATCTCGGCGGACTACTTTTGAAATACCAAATACCTTGGTGTTGGCAGACGCAGAAGCTATAGCGTCACAAGTGCCCACAGTAAAAGAGGTGGCCCCACAAATCAACTCCCGTCAATTGGTCAGTTATGGCAGTCGCAACAACAATGTCTTGATTGTGGGCACCACCCCCTCCTTTCTCACAGTTCGCAGTTTTGATGTCCAGACAGGTAGATTCCTCTCTGAGGCGGATTTAAAAGCTAATAGACGAGTTGCTGTGTTGGGCAGTCAAATAGCAGAAGATTTTTTCCCCTATACTAACCCCATCGGCGAAAGAATCCGCATCAAGAATGTTTCTTTTGAGGTTATTGGTGTAATGCAACCCAAGGGCTCCTTTTTGGGCACCAATCAGGACGAAACCATTTATATCCCCCTCACCACCATGGCTAACCAAATTGTGGGTAAAACCTCTAACTATGGGATAGAATTAACCTTTATCTCTGTTTCGGCTAAGTCAGCAGATACCATCGACGCCGCCCGTTTCCAAATCTCCAATCTCCTCCGTCTCCGTCACAAAATTGTCAGGGAAGATGATTTCCGTGTGGAAACCCAGAAGGACATTCTCAATATCGTCAGCACCGTCACCAACGGGTTAACTATTATGTTGGCCGCCATTGCCTCTATTTCCCTCATTGTGGGCGGCATCGGCGTTATGAATATTATGTTGGTCTCGGTGACGGAAAGAATCCAAGAAATCGGCCTGAGAAAGGCTATTGGTGCTACCGACGAGGATATTCTCCTTCAGTTTCTCATAGAGGCAGTTATCATCTCCGTCGCCGGGGGGATTATAGGTACTTTTTTGGGAATAGGTGTTGTATTACTAGTTGGAAATATTTCACCTCTGCCCACCACTATCTCCATCCCCACTGTCCTCTTGGCCGTTGGCACCTCTACCGCCATTGGTCTATTTTTCGGCGTCTTTCCTGCCAAACGTGCGGCACAGTTGGATCCTATTGTAGCTTTACGTAGCGCCTGA